In a single window of the Mesoplodon densirostris isolate mMesDen1 chromosome 16, mMesDen1 primary haplotype, whole genome shotgun sequence genome:
- the NAA60 gene encoding N-alpha-acetyltransferase 60, whose product MTEVVPSSSLSEVSLRLLCHDDIDTVKHLCGDWFPIEYPDSWYRDITSNKKFFSLAATYRGAIVGMIVAEIKSRTKIHKEDGDILASSFSVDTQVAYILSLGVVKEFRKHGIGSLLLESLKDHISTTAQDHCKAIYLHVLTTNNTAINFYENRDFKQHHYLPYYYSIRGVLKDGFTYVLYINGGHPPWTILDYIQHLGSALANLSPCSIPHRIYRQAHSLLCSFLPWSSISTKGGIEYSRTM is encoded by the exons ATGACAGAGGTGGTGCCATCCAGCTCCCTCAGCGAGGTCAGCCTGCGTCTCCTCTGCCACGATGACATAGACACCGTGAAGCACCTGTGCGGCGACTGGTTCCCCATCGA GTACCCAGACTCATGGTATCGTGATATCACCTCCAACAAGAAGTTCTTTTCCCTTGCCGCAACCTACAGGGGCGCCATCGTGGGAATGATCGTAGCTGAAATAAAAAGTAGGACCAAGATACACAAGGAG GATGGAGATATTCTAGCCTCCAGCTTCTCTGTTGACACACAGGTTGCGTACATCCTAAGCCTGGGAGTAGTGAAGGAATTCAGAAAGCACGGCATAG GTTCCCTATTACTTGAGAGTTTAAAGGATCACATATCAACCACCGCCCAGGACCACTGCAAAGCCATCTACCTGCACGTCCTCACTACCAACAATACGGCTATAAACTTCTACGAAAACAGAGACTTCAAGCAGCATCACTATCTCCCCTATTACTATTCCATCCGAGGGGTCCTCAAAGATGGCTTCACCTATGTCCTCTACATCAACGGTGGCCACCCTCCCTGGACCATCCT GGACTACATCCAGCACCTGGGCTCTGCGCTAGCAAACCTGAGCCCCTGTTCCATCCCGCACAGGATCTACCGCCAGGCCCACAGCCTGCTCTGCAGCTTCCTGCCGTGGTCAAGCATCTCCACCAAGGGCGGCATCGAGTACAGCCGGACCATGTGA